GCTGTTGCTGTCGTGCCGGCCGGGAAGTGCGCCCCGGTGCGGCTCGCCGCGAGTGGGTCCGCGGCGCGAATCACGCTTGCCGCCCGACACGATAGGGGTCGGGCAGGCAACAAGCACCGATTATAAACGAAGCGCGCGACAAGTTTCAGGTGGCCGTGGCGCCCCCGCCGGCGGCGCCCTGGGGCCTGCGGATGGCCGCGCGGCGGGCGTTGCCCCTGCCATCGGTCATGCCGCACCCCTGTCAACCGGCATTGTCCAAGGTCGTTGAACTGCCCCTATGCTTCGCTCACCCTGATGCGTGCCGGCAGGGCCCGGCGCGCATCCGTCGTTTCGCCATCGCTTGCTGCACAGCCGTGCGCCGGTGGGCCGCACCGTCCAGTCCAGGAGTTTTACATGTCGCGTTTTTGGAAGATCGCGTTGATCGTCGTTGCGGTGGTCGTGGTGGCGGCGGTGGGCTTCCGGCTGCTGCACAAGCCCGCTCCCGCCGGCGCCGCCTCGACGCAGGCGGCAAGCAAGAACAAGGGCGGCAAGGACGGCAAGGACGAAACGCCGCCGGTGCCGGTCACCGTGGTGCCGGTGGTCAAGCAGAACGTGCCGGTCTACCTGACCGCCCTGGGCACGGTGCAGGCGCTCAACACGGTGACCGTGAACCCGCAGGTGGGCGGCCAGCTGCTCAGCCTGCATTTCAGCGAGGGCCAGCCGGTGAAGAAGGGCCAGCTGCTGGCGCAGATCGACCCGCGCATCTACCAGGCCGCCTACGACCAGGCGGTGGCGCGCCAGCGCCAGGACCAGGCCCTGGCGGCCACCGCGAAAAGCAACCTGACGCGCAGCCGGGACCTGGCCGCCAAGGGCTACATCTCCAAGCAGGACCTGGACACCCTGCGCAACACCGCCGCCCAGTACGAAGCCGCCGTCGCCGCCGATGCGGCCAACGTGCGCGACACCCAGGTACAGCTGAACTACACCCGCGTGCTGTCGCCGATCGACAGCCTCGCCGGTATCCGCGCGGTCGACCCGGGCAACGTGGTCACCACCTCCAGCGCGATCGTCACGCTGACCCAGCTGCACCCGATCAATGTGATGTTCACCCTGCCCGAGCAGAACCTCGACATGGTGCGCCGCGCCGCCGCGAAAGACGGCGCCGCGCTGCAGGTGACCGCGCTGGACCGCACCGACGCGCACCCGATCGCCGATGGCGGCGTGCTCAAGGTGGTCGACAACCAGATCGACACCAGCACCGGCACGTTCCGCCTGAAGTCGGAGTTCCCGAACGCGAACAACGAATTGTGGCCCGGCCAGTTCGTCAACGTGCGCCTGCTGGTGAACACCGTCGACGGCGGCCTGGTGATTCCCGCGCAGGCGGTGCAGCGTGGGCCGGACGGCGACTACGTCTACCAGGTACAGGCCGACAGTACGGTGAAGATGCAGGCGGTGACGGTGGCCGGCGAGGTGGGCGACAGCCACGTGATGGTCGGCAGCGGCCTCAAGGCCGGCGACCGCGTGGTCACCGAGGGCCAGTTCCGGCTGAAGCCGGGCAGCAAGGTCAATGCGCTGAAACCGGGTGAAGTGCCGGCGGCACCGACCGCCGCCGAACTGGAGAAGGCCAAGCAGAACGCCAAGGGTGGCGGTCGCCGCCGCGGCTGAGCGGTTGTGATTTTTTCAACCGCTCAGGTCGGCCAGGGCAAGGGCATGGCGAGGGCATGGATGTCCGAGTTGAGGCAACGCAGGAGCGGTTGCCCGATGGCCGAACATGAAACAGTCACGCAAGTGACTGTTTCATGTGAGCGAGTCTGGGCGTGTACCGGACTCGCGATCGAAGAAAACCACAGGATGTGGTTTTCTTCACAAGCTCTGAGCGGCTGTGTGCCGGCCGGCAGCATGCACCGCGGCCGCGAACGGCTGGCGGTGCCCGGCCATGATCGCGGCTGAAACCGCACCAACACGTCACGGATAGCCATGGGATTCTCGACCCTCTTCATTCGCCGCCCGATCGCCACCTCGCTGCTGATGGTGGCGGTGCTGCTGCTCGGTATCCTCGGCTACCGCCAGCTGCCGGTGTCCGCCTTGCCGGAGATCGAGGCGCCCAGCCTGGTGGTCAGCACGCAGTACCCGGGCGCCAGCGCCAGCACCATGGCGGCGCTGATCACCACGCCGCTGGAGCGCAACCTGGGGCAGATCTCCGGGCTCACCATGATGAGCTCGGACTCCTCCGCCGGGCTGTCCACGATCATCCTGCAGTTCTCGATGGACCGCGACATCGACATCGCCGCGCAGGACGTGCAGGCGGCGATCAACCAGGCCAAGGGCACGCTGCCGGGCAATCTGCCGTATCCGCCGGTGTACAACCGGGTGAACCCGGCCGACGCGCCGATCCTCACCTTGAAGCTCACCTCCGACAGCCGCCAGCTGCGCGAGGTGAACGACCTGGCCGACTCGATCATCGCGCAGAAGCTGTCGCAGGTGCAGGGCGTGGGCCTGGTCTCGATCGCCGGCAACGTGCGCCCGGCGGTGCGCGTGCAGGTGAACCCGGCGCAGCTGTCCAACCTCGGCCTGACCATGGAGGACGTGCGCAGCGCGCTGACCCAGGCCAACGTCAACGCACCCAAGGGCACGCTGAACGGCAAGACGCAGAGCTACTCGATCGGCACCAACGACCAACTGAGCGACGCGGCCGAGTACAAGAACACCATCATCAGCTACAAGAACAACTCGCCGGTGCGGCTGTCCGACGTGGCGAACGTGGTCGATGGCGTGGAGAACGACCAGCTTGCCGCATGGGCCAACGGCCAGCCGGCGGTGCTGCTGGACGTGCGCCGCCAGCCCGGCGCCAACATCGTGCAGACGGTGGAGCAGATCCGCCGCGTGCTGCCCGAGCTGCGCAGCGCGCTGCCGGCCGACGTGCACCTGGACGTGTTCGCCGACCGCACGGTGACCATCCGCGCCTCGGTGCGCGACGTCGAGTTCACCCTGATCCTCACCGTGTTCCTGGTGATCGGCGTGATCTTCGTGTTCCTGCGCCGGCTGTGGGCCACCATCATCCCGTCGGTGGCGGTGCCGCTGTCGCTGATGGGCACGTTCGGCGTGATGGCGTTCACCGGCATGTCGCTGGACAACCTCTCGCTGATGGCGCTGACCGTGGCCACTGGCTTCGTGGTGGACGACGCGATCGTGATGATCGAGAACATCGTGCGCTACATCGAGCAGGGCAAGGACGGCAAGGAGGCGGCCGAGGTCGGCGCGAAGGAGATCGGCTTCACCGTGCTGTCGCTGACCGTGTCGCTGGTGGCGGTGTTCCTGCCGCTGCTGTTGATGCCCGGCGTCACCGGTCGGCTGTTCCACGAGTTCGCCTGGGTGCTGACCATCGCGGTGACCATCTCGATGCTGGTGTCGCTGACGCTGACGCCGATGATGTGCGCCTACCTGCTCAAGCCCGACCAGTTGCCGGAGGGCGACGACGCGCACGAACGCCACGCCGCGGCCGGCAAGCGCACGGTGTGGTCGCGCACGGTCAGCCTGTATGAGCGCTCGCTGGACTGGGTGCTCGATCACCAGCGGCTGACCATGCTGGTCGCCGGCGCGGCGGTGGTACTCACCGTGTTCCTGTACATCGTGATCCCCAAGGGCCTGCTGCCCGAGCAGGACACCGGTCTGATCACCGGCGTGGTGCAGGCCGACGACAATATCGCCTTTCCGCAGATGGAAGACCGCACCAAGGCGGTTGCCGAGGCGCTGCGCAAGGATCCCGCGGTGGCTGGCGTGGCCGCCTTCATCGGCGCCGGCACCATCAACCCCACGCTCAACCAGGGCCAGCTCTCGATCGTGCTGAAGGACCGCGGCGACCGCGACGGCCTGGACG
This genomic stretch from Rhodanobacter thiooxydans harbors:
- a CDS encoding efflux RND transporter periplasmic adaptor subunit — protein: MSRFWKIALIVVAVVVVAAVGFRLLHKPAPAGAASTQAASKNKGGKDGKDETPPVPVTVVPVVKQNVPVYLTALGTVQALNTVTVNPQVGGQLLSLHFSEGQPVKKGQLLAQIDPRIYQAAYDQAVARQRQDQALAATAKSNLTRSRDLAAKGYISKQDLDTLRNTAAQYEAAVAADAANVRDTQVQLNYTRVLSPIDSLAGIRAVDPGNVVTTSSAIVTLTQLHPINVMFTLPEQNLDMVRRAAAKDGAALQVTALDRTDAHPIADGGVLKVVDNQIDTSTGTFRLKSEFPNANNELWPGQFVNVRLLVNTVDGGLVIPAQAVQRGPDGDYVYQVQADSTVKMQAVTVAGEVGDSHVMVGSGLKAGDRVVTEGQFRLKPGSKVNALKPGEVPAAPTAAELEKAKQNAKGGGRRRG
- a CDS encoding efflux RND transporter permease subunit produces the protein MGFSTLFIRRPIATSLLMVAVLLLGILGYRQLPVSALPEIEAPSLVVSTQYPGASASTMAALITTPLERNLGQISGLTMMSSDSSAGLSTIILQFSMDRDIDIAAQDVQAAINQAKGTLPGNLPYPPVYNRVNPADAPILTLKLTSDSRQLREVNDLADSIIAQKLSQVQGVGLVSIAGNVRPAVRVQVNPAQLSNLGLTMEDVRSALTQANVNAPKGTLNGKTQSYSIGTNDQLSDAAEYKNTIISYKNNSPVRLSDVANVVDGVENDQLAAWANGQPAVLLDVRRQPGANIVQTVEQIRRVLPELRSALPADVHLDVFADRTVTIRASVRDVEFTLILTVFLVIGVIFVFLRRLWATIIPSVAVPLSLMGTFGVMAFTGMSLDNLSLMALTVATGFVVDDAIVMIENIVRYIEQGKDGKEAAEVGAKEIGFTVLSLTVSLVAVFLPLLLMPGVTGRLFHEFAWVLTIAVTISMLVSLTLTPMMCAYLLKPDQLPEGDDAHERHAAAGKRTVWSRTVSLYERSLDWVLDHQRLTMLVAGAAVVLTVFLYIVIPKGLLPEQDTGLITGVVQADDNIAFPQMEDRTKAVAEALRKDPAVAGVAAFIGAGTINPTLNQGQLSIVLKDRGDRDGLDELLPRLQHAVAGIPGVALYLKPVQDVTLDSRVAATEYQYSLSAVKSSELAGYANQMTQAMRQRPELADVDNNLADNGNALKLTIDREKASRLGVPVQTIDDTLYDAFGQRQISTIFTQLNQYRVVLEVAPEFRTSDDLLTKLTVRGNGNGALTGSTATSFGQLKSSNSATPSGIGNTGNIGFEIGAGGSIPLSSLVSAQMTSAPLVVSHQQQLPAVTLAFNVAPGYSLSDAVAAIHQVEAQLNFPPQIRGEFVGKAAEFASSLGDEVLLLLAAIIVIYIVLGVLYESYIHPLTIISTLPPAGVGALLALILCGMSLSVDGIVGIVLLIGIVKKNAIMMIDFAIEARRTGLDARDAIRRACLLRFRPIMMTTAAAMLGALPLALGNGIGAELRRPLGVSIVGGLLLSQLVTLYTTPVIYLYMERFSDWLAERRERRALAHAQVSRAA